From Pempheris klunzingeri isolate RE-2024b chromosome 16, fPemKlu1.hap1, whole genome shotgun sequence, a single genomic window includes:
- the trib1 gene encoding tribbles homolog 1: MNLQWSSPAPCIRTGRVAHKRLDSDDQPPAKCARLSAEAGDTQGLLGTSPGSPVSPTSNPVPATHQGPSRIGPFLLLPLADRESVHSAMNTDTGDELLCKVFDMGVYQEKIRAYGILPAHRNMASIRDIILGERKAYVFLEKDFGDMHTLVKSCRRLDEEHACRLFRQVALAVAHCHQAGIVLGDLKLRKFVFADEKRTQVRLESLEDCRVLEDPNDDSMSDTHGCPAYVSPEILSSSAPYSGKMADMWSLGVMLYTMLVGRYPFHDPDPATLFSKIRRGQCCLPEGLSPKAKCLLQSLLRKDPWERLTANELFAHPWFHQPPSSQDVALGEQEVSSAEQMVPSFDVEEDDDLFC, encoded by the exons ATGAACTTGCAGTGGAGCAGCCCGGCACCGTGCATCCGCACCGGGAGAGTCGCGCACAAGCGGCTGGACTCAGACGATCAGCCGCCGGCCAAATGCGCCAGGCTGAGCGCCGAGGCGGGGGACACACAGGGACTCCTGGGCACCTCTCCCGGATCCCCGGTGAGCCCAACCTCAAACCCGGTCCCGGCGACCCACCAGGGGCCATCCAGGATAGGACCGTTCCTGCTTCTACCTCTGGCGGACCGGGAGAGCGTGCACAGCGCGATGAACACCGACACTGGCGATGAACTACTGTGCAAG gtCTTTGACATGGGGGTGTACCAGGAAAAGATAAGAGCCTACGGCATCCTACCGGCCCACAGGAATATGGCCAGCATCAGGGACATCATCCTCGGTGAACGCAAGGCCTACGTGTTCCTGGAGAAGGACTTTGGGGACATGCACACCTTGGTGAAGAGCTGTCGCAGGCTGGACGAAGAGCACGCCTGCAGGCTCTTCCGTCAAGTGGCTCTGGCTGTGGCACACTGCCACCAGGCTGGCATCGTGCTGGGGGACCTCAAACTGCGAAAGTTTGTCTTCGCTGATGAGAAAAG GACACAGGTGAGACTAGAAAGCCTCGAGGACTGCCGTGTCCTAGAAGATCCCAATGACGACTCCATGTCAGACACCCACGGCTGCCCGGCCTACGTCAGCCCAGAGATCCTCAGCAGCTCTGCGCCTTACTCTGGCAAGATGGCAGACATGTGGAGCCTGGGGGTCATGCTGTATACCATGCTGGTTGGCCGCTACCCCTTCCACGACCCCGACCCAGCCACGCTGTTTTCCAAAATCCGCAGAGGCCAGTGCTGTTTGCCAGAGGGCTTGTCGCCAAAGGCCAAGTGTCTGCTCCAGAGCCTGCTGAGGAAAGATCCCTGGGAGAGACTCACGGCGAATGAGCTGTTCGCTCACCCGTGGTTCCACCAGCCGCCGTCGTCGCAGGACGTAGCGCTGGGTGAACAGGAAGTGAGCTCGGCAGAACAGATGGTGCCATCCTTTGACGTGGAAGAGGATGATGATCTGTTCTGCTGA